The window TAAACGAATATTTTCTAGTCCACCATTTCTATGTTTCGCAATAATAAATTCGGCTTGACCTTCAGTTGGTGAACGCTCTTCATCATCCCATTCATCAATTTTATAATATTCTGGTCTATAAATAAAACTTACAATATCGGCATCTTGCTCAATCGCTCCAGATTCACGTAAATCGGATAGTAAAGGTCTTTTACTTCCTCCACGCGTTTCTACAGCACGCGATAATTGCGATAGTGCAATTACAGGAACCATTAGTTCTTTTGCTAATGCTTTTAAGTTTCTAGAAATCATCGAGATTTCTTGTTCACGATTTCCACCATGACTTGGTCCACCGGTCATTAATTGTAAATAATCAATCATGATCATTTTAATACCGTGCTGTGATGCTAGACGTCTTGCCTTTGCACGTAAATCGAAAATAGAAAGTGAAGGTGTATCATCAATAAACAAAGGTGCTTTTTCTAAACCTTTCACCTTTACGTTTAATTGTTCCCATTCGTGTTTTTCTAGTTTCCCTGTTCTTAGCTTTTCGGAAGACAATCCGGTTTCACTAGAAATCAAACGCGTAATCAGCTGCACAGAAGCCATCTCTAAAGAAAAGAATGCTACTGGTACATTTTGATCTACGGCAATATTTCTAGCCATAGATAAGGTTAATGCTGTTTTACCCATACCTGGACGAGCAGCTACAATAATTAAATCGGAAGGCTGCCAACCAGAAGTAAGTTTATCTAGTTTATTGAATCCTGTAGCAATACCACTTAAACCTTCTTGATTGGATATTTCTTCAATTTTCTTTTTCGCTTGAATTACTAAGTCTTGAGCAGTTTCACTCGATTTCTTAATATTACCTTGTGTTACTTCGTATAATTTAGATTCTGCTCTATCTAATAAATCAAAAACATCTTGTGTTTCATCATACGAATCTTCAATGATTTCTGAAGATATTTTTATTAAACTACGCTGAATAAATTTCTGTAAAATAATACGTGCGTGGAACTCTATATGCGCGGAAGAAGACACTTTTTGCGTAAGTGAAATAAGGTAAAAATCTCCTCCGGATAAATCTAACTTTTGATTTTTCTTTAATTGACTAGAAACGGTTAATAAGTCGACTGGCTCACTGTTTTCAAAGAGTTGAAATATCGCTTCAAATATATGTTGGTGTGCTTCTTTGTAAAAAGCATCTGCACTTAAAATATCAATAACTTCATCTACACCCTTTTTATCGATCATCATTGCGCCAAGCACAACTTCCTCTAAATCAAGAGCTTGCGGAGGAATTTTCCCTCTTTCAAGATTGATTATTGTACTCTTATCGACTGGATAGCCTTTTACTTGATTTGGTTGCTTCATGTAAGCGAATGTAAATAAATTGTTGAGATATTAGTACGTATAAAGATAGTTCAATCTTCACAGGTAGTTAACATTTTAACTGTTAATAAGTAATAAATATTGTTAATAAGCATAAAAAAAACTGAAGCGTCTAACTTCAGATTTTTTTATCAAGTGGTTTTATACGGACTAGCCTTTATAAACTCCTATGTTTGTATATTTTTCCATACGTTGATTTACTAATTCTTTTGGTGATAAGTTTTTAAACTCCTCAAAACTTTTAAGAATAGCCGTACTTACAGAAGCAAATGTTTTCTCTCTATCTTGATGCGCTCCACCAAGTGGCTCTTTGATGATCTCATCTACAATACCAAGTTTTTTCATATCTGTAGCAGTAAGTTTTAATGCATCTGCAGCCTGTTCTTTATACTCCCAACTTCTCCATAAGATAGAAGAACAAGATTCTGGTGATATTACAGAATACCAAGTATTTTCTAGCATTAATACTTTATTTCCAACACCAATACCTAATGCACCACCAGAAGCACCTTCACCAATAACAATGGTAATAATTGGCACTTTTAGCCTTGTCATTTCAAGTATATTTCTAGCAATAGCTTCTCCTTGTCCGCGTTCTTCTGCTTCTAAACCAGGATAAGCTCCAGGAGTATCTAATAACGTAACTACAGGAATACCAAATTTTTCGGCAGATTTCATTAAGCGTAACGCTTTTCTGTACCCTTCTGGATTTGCCATCCCAAAGTTTCTATATTGTCTAGTTTTTGTATTGTATCCTTTTTGTTGTCCGATAAACATAAAACTTTGGTCTCCAATTTTACCTAGACCACCAATCATTGCTTTATCATCTTTAAAGGTTCTGTCACCATGAAGCTCTAAAAAAGAGTCTCCACAAAGTGCTTTAATATAATCTAAAGTATACGGTCTATTTGGATGACGTGACATTTGTACACGTTGCCATGGTGTCAGATTTTTATATATATCCTTTTTGGTCTCTAAAAGTTTTTTTTCAATTTGCTTACAAGTTTCCGTAACATCTACATCACTTTCAGTACCAATGATTTGGCATTTTTGCAATTGATCTTCTAGTTCTTTTATAGGTAGTTCAAATTCTAAATATTCCATTTTTGAATTTAAGTTTAATTAATAGTTAGTGTGCAAAATTACGTATTTTTTTTGTTTACTCTTTTATCTTCTTTGCTTTTAAAGCTTTCCTATTTTTCAAAATGCCGTTAAGTAGCACTACTCCAAGAATTAAAGATGCTCCATAATAAAAATTTGTGGTCATTTTTTCTTTTTCAGGAAAAAGTAAGATTGCTAAAATAATACCATAAATAGGTTCTAAATTATAGGTAAGTACAACCGTATATGGACTTATGTATCGCATTACATATACGGAAGCTATAAATGCATAGGCCGTACAAATAGATGCTAGAATGAATAAGTATATATAATCGGATGTAGGTAATTGAAAAAAGGAAAGGGAAAAACCATCATAAAAAACTAAAAGAAATATGGTTATAAAGGCTACTCCGCTTATAAATTCGTAAAACGAAATGGTAGTTGCACTGTGTTTTTCTAAAAATTTTCCGTTAAGTACGGCGAATAATGAGGATAGGAAAGCAGATGTGATACCTAAAATGATTCCGTTAATGTATTTCATTTCGCTTTGCGTGATAATAATCACTCCTATAATTACAATGACACCAAAGAGTATTTCGTACCAAATAACGCTTCGTTTGTAAATTAAAGGTTCTATTAATGAAGCAAAAAAAGCTCCAGTAGAAAACATCGCTAAAGTTATAGAAACGTTGGAAGCGTCTATGGCTCCAAAGAAGGTAATCCAATGTAAAGCTATAATTACACCTGCAATAGACAGCTTTACTATATCGTTTAAAGAAATTTTTATTTTCGTTTTAGAAACAGCGACGTAAACACCTACTAATATGCTTGCCATTGCCATTCTAAACCAAACTAATGGCACCGAACTAATGGTAATTAGCTCACCTAGTATTGCGGTAAACCCAGCAATAAAGACCAGTACATGTAAGTGCAGGTAATTTTTTAGCTTATCGTTTAGCATGGTATAATAAGTATGTAGCTAGAACACCAAAGATTATATTAGGAAACCATACTGCTAGTATTGGCGAAAAGTCGGATTGCGCTGCCATAACACCAAAGATTTTATCGAAAAACACAAATATCATTGCAATACAAATACCGAAAGCAAGGTTTACTCCCATTCCTCCACGACGTTTTATAGAAGATACTGCAACTGCTATAATGGTTAATATAAATACCGAAACTGGCAAACTCCATTTTCTATACTTTACTAATTTATAACGTCCAATATTAGAGGATCCTCTTTGTTCTTCTTTAGCAATAAACTTTGTTAAGTCTCCATAGGTAAGTGTTTCTGCAATATACTCGACAGGAGTTAAATCTTCTAAATCGAAAGAAAACAAAGTATCTTTTCTTTTTTCTTTTACTATAATATCATCGTGTTCTCCAATAGTTCTCTTTACATATCTAATCAATCTATACGTAGAATCCTTTTCAATATAGCGTATACTTTGCGCTTCTATTTTAGAGATCATTTTATCGTTTTCAAAATGCTCTAAAGTGAAGTTTTGTCCTAGTTTTTCTTTAATATTAAAACTACTTACATATATATAATCGTTATCATTAATTTGCCGAAAAACATTTTGTGTTTTTGCTGCGCTCTTTCCTTTTTTAAAGTATTTAAAATCGAAATCATTAAACCCTTTACTTGCTTCTGGCGCTAAGTACAACCCTAATATCAAGGCAAATACAGCAACAATAGAAGCACCAATTAAATAAGGTCTTAAAAATCTGGTAAAGGAAACTCCGGAACTTAAAAAGGCTACAATCTCTGTATTATTTGCAAGTTTGGAGGTGAAAAAGATAACCGATAAAAACAAAAATAACGGGAAAAGTAAATGTGCAAAGTAAATGGTAAAATCTACAAAGTAAAGTAGGACTTCACCAATAGGCACATCATTTTCAAGAATTTTACCAATTTTTTCGGCAAGGTGTACTGTTATTCCAATAGGAATAAAGAGTAGCAACATCATGAAAAATGTAGACAAATAGCGTTTTAATATGTACCAATCAAGTATTTTCATCCTCTATTAACCTCTCCAAAGGGAAGGGGTATTAAGTGTTTAAATTTATTATAGACGTTTATCCATTTGTTTTACCATCATATCTTTCCATGTTCTAAAATCTCCTGCTAATATATGTTTTCTAGCTTCACGAACCAACCACATATAAAAACCAAGGTTATGAATGGTTGCAATTTGTTTTCCTAACAATTCATTTACGGAAAATAAATGTTTCAGATACGCTTTACTGTATTCTGTATCTACAAAGGTAATTCCCATTTCGTCAATTGGAGAAAAATCATCTTTCCATTTGGCATTTTTCATATTCATCGTTCCATGTGCTGTAAATAACATCCCGTTTCTTGCGTTACGTGTTGGCATCACACAATCAAACATATCAATACCTAAGGCAATGTTTTCTAAAATATTAATTGGAGTCCCCACGCCCATTAAGTAACGAGGTTTGTCTTCTGGAAGGATTTCTGTAACCACTTCTGTCATGGCATACATTTCATCAGCTGGTTCTCCTACAGAAAGTCCACCAATGGCATTTCCTTCTGCTCCTGCATTTGCAATATACTCTGCAGATTGGCGACGTAAATCTTTATACGTACTACCTTGTACTATTGGGAAAAATGTTTGGTTATAATCGTATTTTAAAGGTGTTTTCTCTAAATGATTTATACATCTATTCAACCAACGATGTGTCATGTGCATAGAACGCTTCGCGTAGTTATAATCACAAGGGTATGGCGTACATTCATCAAAAGCCATGATGATATCTGCACCAATACTACGCTGAATTTCCATTACATTTTCGGGAGTAAACATGTGCATAGATCCATCTACATGCGATTTAAACTTAACACCTTCTTCTTTAATTTTTCTATTTGCTGAAAGTGAATATACTTGATACCCACCAGAGTCTGTTAAGATATTTCTATCCCAATTCATGAACTTATGCAGTCCTCCAGCTTTTTCTAAAATGGTTGTTTTTGGTCTTAAAAACAAATGATAGGTATTCCCTAAAATAATATCTGGATTAATATCGTTTTTTAACTCACGTTGATGCACACCTTTTACAGACCCTACAGTACCAACAGGCATGAATATTGGAGTTTCTATTACACCATGATCTGTCGTCATTACTCCTGCTCTTGCACTACTTTGTGCATCTTTTCCTTTTAATTCAAATTTCATTTTAACATATTAAGAAGTGGCAAATATAATTAACTAAACAAGATACCTTCTTAAACATTTAATAAAATTACAATTTCTACTACATTTCAATCTGTATAAAAGCTATTGAAACATTTGTAAAAGAAAATAATTACTTTGTATCTTCGTTTTAATAAGAAATCAATAAAACGAATTATTATGAAAAATGTCTTAATTACAGGTCTTTTGCTTTTTGCCTTTATCTTTAATTCAAGCGCACAACAAGGATCTGGATTTGGTATTAAAGCAGGTGTAAATTATAATGCTAATGGAAAGTATCTTGAATCTACTGAAACTACTTATGAAAACCCAGAAAGAAATGTTGGTTTTCATGTTGGTGTATTTGGAAAAATAGATGGAAAAATATTTTTCAAACCAGAATTGGTATATACCAAAACAAAAAGTGATTATGATAGTGACGCATTTATTATGCAAAAACTTGATGCTCCATTATTAGTTGGTGTTAAGTTTTTAAAGTTCTTTAATGCTTTTGCCGGACCTTCTTTGCAATATATTTTAGATACTGAATTTGATGGAGTTACTATTAGTGAAGTAGAAAATGATTTTACAGTAGGCTTAAATTTTGGTTTTGGAGTAAGCTTTAATTCCATTGGAATTGATTTAAGATACGAAAGAGGTTTTAGTGAAAACGAAGCTACTTTTATTAGTAATAATCTTTTAGAAGGAGAAGGTGTTGATAAAATTGACACTAGACCAGATCAACTGATACTAAGTTTTTCTATTTTATTATAATTTTAAATCACCAAAATAAAAAAGCCACTTTTCTATTAAGAAAGTGGCTTTTTTATTTTAGTCTTTTCTGAATTTATTCTTCAGGATACGTATCGTCTAAATAATCTGGAATACCGTTACCGTTAGAATCTGTAGCAACAAATGTATTAAGTGTGTATGTATTATCACTAAAGTCAAATTGAATATCAATAAGCACTTCATTTGCATCTATTTGATCGCTAGTATCAAAATGGTTTTGTGCATCCGCTTTAGTTAAAAATGGCAAACCATCATCATCTAATTCATAAGAAATCAATTCAATTTCATCAATGGTATTTGTACCATCTCCATCGTCATCTGCATCAAAAAAGTCAGGAGCAGAATTTTCATCTGTATCATCATCAAACACGTTAGCATCGTTGTCTAAATCTTCTAAAAAAGAAGGAATACCATCATTATCATGATCTAACAAAACACGATCAAATACGTTAAATTTAAATATAAGAGGTGTATAACTACTAACAGTCGTTAACGTTTGTCCAAAATAACCAATACCTGAAGGTAAAAAAGCAGCACCAATACCATGTTCATGATAAGCTAATGTTCCGTCATTATTTTCAGAAAAGCTAGTAGCTGTTTTAAACTCAATTAAGCTTTCTCTAAAGCCAGTAACAACACCACCACTTAACACCGTAGTAAGCTCAAAACTTGTAGGATTTATAGCATTATCAAAGACAAAACTTTCCGTTGTACTTCCTTCATAGGTTAATACCGCTTTATCTATAAAATGCACTTCATTCCCTAAACCTTGTCTCATCTCTAAGTAATAAAGTTTGTAAAACAAACCTTCCTCTGCAGGATCTTCTACCATTTTGAATTTAAGTTGGGGCATATC is drawn from Lacinutrix sp. WUR7 and contains these coding sequences:
- the dnaB gene encoding replicative DNA helicase, which encodes MKQPNQVKGYPVDKSTIINLERGKIPPQALDLEEVVLGAMMIDKKGVDEVIDILSADAFYKEAHQHIFEAIFQLFENSEPVDLLTVSSQLKKNQKLDLSGGDFYLISLTQKVSSSAHIEFHARIILQKFIQRSLIKISSEIIEDSYDETQDVFDLLDRAESKLYEVTQGNIKKSSETAQDLVIQAKKKIEEISNQEGLSGIATGFNKLDKLTSGWQPSDLIIVAARPGMGKTALTLSMARNIAVDQNVPVAFFSLEMASVQLITRLISSETGLSSEKLRTGKLEKHEWEQLNVKVKGLEKAPLFIDDTPSLSIFDLRAKARRLASQHGIKMIMIDYLQLMTGGPSHGGNREQEISMISRNLKALAKELMVPVIALSQLSRAVETRGGSKRPLLSDLRESGAIEQDADIVSFIYRPEYYKIDEWDDEERSPTEGQAEFIIAKHRNGGLENIRLKFIGHLGKFDNLDDFDSPFEFHSKMNAAANDDTFISENLPSPSDAFGAPDDFDDNDVPF
- the tgt gene encoding tRNA guanosine(34) transglycosylase Tgt, yielding MKFELKGKDAQSSARAGVMTTDHGVIETPIFMPVGTVGSVKGVHQRELKNDINPDIILGNTYHLFLRPKTTILEKAGGLHKFMNWDRNILTDSGGYQVYSLSANRKIKEEGVKFKSHVDGSMHMFTPENVMEIQRSIGADIIMAFDECTPYPCDYNYAKRSMHMTHRWLNRCINHLEKTPLKYDYNQTFFPIVQGSTYKDLRRQSAEYIANAGAEGNAIGGLSVGEPADEMYAMTEVVTEILPEDKPRYLMGVGTPINILENIALGIDMFDCVMPTRNARNGMLFTAHGTMNMKNAKWKDDFSPIDEMGITFVDTEYSKAYLKHLFSVNELLGKQIATIHNLGFYMWLVREARKHILAGDFRTWKDMMVKQMDKRL
- a CDS encoding DMT family transporter; the encoded protein is MLNDKLKNYLHLHVLVFIAGFTAILGELITISSVPLVWFRMAMASILVGVYVAVSKTKIKISLNDIVKLSIAGVIIALHWITFFGAIDASNVSITLAMFSTGAFFASLIEPLIYKRSVIWYEILFGVIVIIGVIIITQSEMKYINGIILGITSAFLSSLFAVLNGKFLEKHSATTISFYEFISGVAFITIFLLVFYDGFSLSFFQLPTSDYIYLFILASICTAYAFIASVYVMRYISPYTVVLTYNLEPIYGIILAILLFPEKEKMTTNFYYGASLILGVVLLNGILKNRKALKAKKIKE
- a CDS encoding outer membrane beta-barrel protein; the protein is MKNVLITGLLLFAFIFNSSAQQGSGFGIKAGVNYNANGKYLESTETTYENPERNVGFHVGVFGKIDGKIFFKPELVYTKTKSDYDSDAFIMQKLDAPLLVGVKFLKFFNAFAGPSLQYILDTEFDGVTISEVENDFTVGLNFGFGVSFNSIGIDLRYERGFSENEATFISNNLLEGEGVDKIDTRPDQLILSFSILL
- a CDS encoding acetyl-CoA carboxylase carboxyltransferase subunit alpha, translating into MEYLEFELPIKELEDQLQKCQIIGTESDVDVTETCKQIEKKLLETKKDIYKNLTPWQRVQMSRHPNRPYTLDYIKALCGDSFLELHGDRTFKDDKAMIGGLGKIGDQSFMFIGQQKGYNTKTRQYRNFGMANPEGYRKALRLMKSAEKFGIPVVTLLDTPGAYPGLEAEERGQGEAIARNILEMTRLKVPIITIVIGEGASGGALGIGVGNKVLMLENTWYSVISPESCSSILWRSWEYKEQAADALKLTATDMKKLGIVDEIIKEPLGGAHQDREKTFASVSTAILKSFEEFKNLSPKELVNQRMEKYTNIGVYKG
- a CDS encoding LptF/LptG family permease; the protein is MKILDWYILKRYLSTFFMMLLLFIPIGITVHLAEKIGKILENDVPIGEVLLYFVDFTIYFAHLLFPLFLFLSVIFFTSKLANNTEIVAFLSSGVSFTRFLRPYLIGASIVAVFALILGLYLAPEASKGFNDFDFKYFKKGKSAAKTQNVFRQINDNDYIYVSSFNIKEKLGQNFTLEHFENDKMISKIEAQSIRYIEKDSTYRLIRYVKRTIGEHDDIIVKEKRKDTLFSFDLEDLTPVEYIAETLTYGDLTKFIAKEEQRGSSNIGRYKLVKYRKWSLPVSVFILTIIAVAVSSIKRRGGMGVNLAFGICIAMIFVFFDKIFGVMAAQSDFSPILAVWFPNIIFGVLATYLLYHAKR